CACCAGGACCCAACTTCTTTCCTAAAACATCTTCGATCCACAGAGATGAAACAATCAACCGGTTAAAAAGTAACATTCTTTTGTATCAACCAGGCATGTTTTGAGATTTAATGCAATTCAAAGGCACAATGGATTCTGTAGTTGACACATTAGTCTGACAAGATATCAACCTTCTCTCACCAATTTTTTTTCTGAACTTGAGTAAAAAAAGGAAATTTGATCTCATTTGATCACTAGAAACGTTTCACATATTTATTATTCTGGTGCAAGGGCAAATCTAGAGCCAGCAAAGCATTTCCACTGCTAATGATTTGAAGCttagataattaataaatattacaaaTACACATGTACACCCAACTCCATCTTGTATCATTTTCCAAATAAGCTTAAGAAAATAAACAGAGATTAAAGGGCAAAATGATAAATACAGTttcagaaaaaaggaaaaaagagacGCCCATTTGCAAAacagaaataaatataataactgaaaaataataatggacaaattaataaataatacttTTTGTACATCTTtcctataatttttatacatCTTTCTTTAATTTAAGATGAGTATAACccgaaaattaataaaagaaattatatttcttaatacaaaaattataatttaagatGAGTATAaccctaaaattaataaaagaaattacatttcttaatacaaaaattatgaaacgGGTGAGTACCTTAATTAAAGTTATcatcatttttttctaaatccCAGATTTAAAACCTGAAGCCTGACATAGCAGCAGCCATCACTTTATATATACcagaatcaaaataaaatatcataaagATGATATAAGAACTCATAAACCCAAAAAAAATTTCTATGATGCTCTCAATCCCATAGAAAACAAAGACACCACATGaatttttttcctcttttttggTTCCACAAAATAATCATTAAAGTAAATCACAAGAGGCAACATAGACATCTCCAAGTAACAGAAAATAACCCCTATCATGCGCTTCAAGTCCTTCGAACACTGATACAAAGTATAGAAAGAGTAACAAATTTTTCACAAAAATAGATATTAAGAGGGAAAATTAACATAAAAGTTATAAAATCAACATACTTGCATCAAAGACAAAACAAAGAATCACtccaaagaagaaaagaaatccACTAGAACTAAATAAAACAAATTGACCAAATAAAAACTAAACAAGGATCAGCTGCAGCGTAGGAACAAAAAGACTATGACAAAagcaaaattgaattaaaaacctacaataaaaatattatagagCATGTTCAAAGGAGGTGAATGATAAAATCATTACCACGTGAAGGACTGCGATTgcgaggaggaggagaagcagtagcagagaaagagaaaggCTTGACATCAAACAAAACGTCATCTTCCTCATCGACATCAGACTCATCCTTAAACTCCTGGAAATCAGCCTCGAAATCATCGTCAAGGTCACCAACGATTTTCCCAATGGGCTTCTTTAGATCAGGCCAGAGAAAGTCCGCTGTCAACCGTCGCGAGGATCGGCCAGCAGCGGTGGCAGGGATGAAGTCGGAGATGATAGCACCGCCACACATGGTGGTTGTCGCTGCAGTTGCTGAGTAATTATGGTGATCAGAGGGACGAAAATGAAGAGGAATTTAAAGAATATTGGGGCGAAACTGTGATTAAGGAAAGTTGAGGTAGTGGAGACAAATGAGAGTGATTTCTGAAGAGGAATTAGCAAGGAGTGGGTGGAAGAGTTGGTTGTGAGCTGCGAGAAGGTTTTATCTTTGCAAGGAAAGATGACTTAGAGCATGAATTACAATTTTGTCCTCAAGATATGAACTGAGTTGTATAACCATAATAGCCTTGCGGATTCTGTTGATTTACATTTTGGCACTCCCACTTGTTTGTTTTGCACCAAAAGAGGTTTGGGAATGTAAATTTTATGTTGAcattatttcattaaattaataatactaagattttgaaaataatttctaCAGAAGGGTCTCgtagatttaattatattatggctcaaattattattttatactttCTATGCATTGGTCTAATTTCcaaaaagtaataattttttttaaaatttttgaatcgaattaaaaaattaaattaaattaaattaaattaaaatttaaagaaaatcgATAGTGTATGAATTAAATCATACTAAATCTCATTTATTTAGATAATTAATTATAGTTATGATTTATCAAGAATCGtatcaaatttatattaaattaaaatcgtattaaaaaatagatatatatatattataataatattataattttaatatataatttcaataatatattatatatatatataattataatattattcaattattaaatattttttattattttatttaatcaatttaattaattaattataatttattctatttaaataaattatatatataattattattaatagctatatttatttatataaaattaatatgtgTTTTAGTTACTAGTTAATTGTTAAAGATTTATAAGAGAATAATtcaactaatttaatttattaattatatttcgttatatttaaatatattatattatatattattttttattaatataatttaactaataaaatataaattaataaaattagttacatgtatatatatttatatttacctgtgattattattattactctgcatatatatataaaatcatattagtaaaatataatttaataaaattaaaaataaaataaattaaaataattatggttgtttaaaaaaagtaatttaattaaactatatagtttagatattatgtaattttaaataaaattatatagttttattataaaaaataataaaaaaaacaacaaaTTTGTAATATATCACACCAATAATAAAAATTGGTGTAGTTGAAATTTATTTCTTGTAACAACATTGTAATAACGTTCTTGAAAGATTTATTGAGAGTTTTTTATTTTCGTttcttttaagaatttaaaaattataataaagaaGTATATTATAGttagttatttaatattttagtatattttatatgaaaatattatataatattgtgtatatttaatattattttaaattttaaatgtgagacttattaatttaatataaataatattaatattattttaaaaatatttaattattttatttaaatttaaattttattataaaaatcaaaaattttatataaattaggaTTGATAATCGATATTAgaattaaactgaaataaaaaaaaatatagaatcgTATCAGAAtttaaaatgaagaataaacAAATGCTCTTCTCTGGCTTCAAAATTGTGTGAAGTGTCGGATATTATTCAATTGTTCAGTAATCTTAAGCTAATGAAAAAATTGGAAATCAAACAGTTAAATACGTGTTTTTATCTTGTTGGTTTTCACACATGGAATATCATTCCAGTAAGAATCTTGGAGACAGCAGGATGACAAATCTAAAAAATTCAAACAAGTGACTTTCACTTACGCGTTTCTTACACacacatatattttttaaaaaaattggaaaaatgTAAAGAATGGTTAGGTTAGAAATATGAGCAAGTGTTGAAACTTTGATTGTGAGCCATGCTGGGGTTCAAAAGCTCAGTTTTTCCAATCTTTAGCTTTTACCTAACAATATATTCGTCActatgtttttttaattaaaaaaaataaaaactaaatacatttctgtgttatttatttttaaaaataattataaaaaattaatatgtgatttcatatattttgaaagtaaaattttatactttaatttataataaaaaaatattatatacttCTTCGCAGTCGCAAGTGaactcttcttcttttctttcttctactCTTTAGCTTTTACCTAACAATTGGATGCTTCACCTAACCTAACCCCTTTTGAATTCAGGggtttttaattcaatttaatgcCTCCTCTCCTCTTTGGTCTTCCttgttattttttactttatcaaaattgtaattttaaaattaactttaaccccattattaaattaaaaaatgaataatattcTACATTTAGGCTATTTAATGTCTATTAAAAAATCACAACTAAGACTTTTAATTGGTTAATTCTTTGAATTTGATGACCTTGGGAAAAATAGAATGATTAGATATATCAAACATGCACATGCGAATTTGAATAGTTTGAAAAGTAGATGGAAAAAGAGCaggcaaaataattaaatttggctaatatataataaaatattttataattatactaaaataattatttttattaaatagattTCTCAATAGTCATGAGATTAGGGCACTTACtataattaaactattttaatGCTGTTctactaaatatttaattttttttggccTTATCGTAAGATCCAAAATTGAAAACAATTGATTTAGTTCTAACAACAATCTAAATTCGTAGTTAGGTTTATTTTGTAAgccataataatatttaaaattattattgactCTTGTTTATTTGGTAATTAACGTgatagatttttatatttttaatgttttcaaGTTTTTCTGAGTTTTGCAGCGATGTAATGTACGGAAAAGGGTAAAATGGGAAGATCAAAATACAATGAAGATTTGGAATTCCAAATTTACCGAAAAGGTCAGCTAAAGATGTACTAATAAAGAAGTTGAGAGGAAAGGGTGAAATTGTAAAAATGAAAAGGTTCATGCATTGGAATCTGCCGTCAATCGGGAAAATAGAAATGGTAGGAAAAGACAAAggtaattttagttttatttaacaaaattatGGGACCCACTGCAGGTCTCTGGTCCCATTTCGATCAcctcttaattaaaaataaataaataaatattataacaaaAAATCACTCTGATTAAAACGGAATATTGTTTTAAAGGAAAAGGTTAATGTATGACaaaagtaataattttaatttataataaaaatatataggaaaaattattttgtaatccctgaaatttaacgtaattaacacttttgtttctctattttggcgatccaacacttaagtccctcacttttttttctgtccaaattcgtagtccttccgtccaaaatagccgtttggaacaagtgaattgacaaaattaaccctcttattcttcttctgcagcttcttcttcttcttcttcttcttttgtaacttcttcttcttcttctttcttcttcttcttcttcctacactctgcaacttcttcttcttctccttcttcttcctaccctctgcaacttcttcttattcttcttctggAATTTTACAaggatatttttgaaaaaaattatcacatctcacctttgactctttgaccaaacggtttaaatggacggaaggactacgaatttggacggaagagaaagtgagggatttaaatgttgggtcgccaaaatagagggacagaagtgttaattacgttaaacctcagggactaaaaagtaatttcttcaaatatatatattaaattcaagTAGCATGGAAATGGGTgaattaaacttaatctttttttgtgaaattaattataatttttaggtTGTATTCAACGTTTTGATTAATATATATTGTTATTGATAGTGAGTAAAGTAGTAATTATTGTATAAGTtgatgattaattaataaaaatattattattcttatCCTCCAATATtttgagaaaaattaaaatataatataggtTCCTCTTTTGTGTTTCTAGATAAGTATATGTTGCACCAACATGCAACTTgccttttaaataatatatttttagtatttattttttaaaatattttctatacgaTTCCAAAAGGCAAATTAGGAGCCAAGGCTCGTGGATGACACGCTCCAAATGGATTACATTCAAAGAAttattatttctattatttaagaagaaaaatattattaatattaaatttggtTAGGCAAGTGGACAAGTAGGCATGAGGTAGGCCCAACGTTCAATATTCAACGGCTGTCTATCGAGAGACACATCAAAACCCATttaagaatattatttttaaacaaataattaatcttttattatttaatattagtaAAAATGAATATAtcaaatatttatgaaaatttggAAAAATGAAATTCATCTGAGAAGCTACGTGTTATCTTAGAATCAAATTTAACACGTTTAATTTGCAGCATCACTGATAAGTGGGTGATGTAATTACAAGGACAAACAATCTTCTACAGAAATTAGCACTGATTTTAGTGGGGCCACTCCATGATTGTGAATTGGATCAAGGTAACTGTGATACAAAGAATGGTGTTAAGAACCTTATCATTTCACCAATTTATCttgtaaatttaaaatacccacattatttagtttttatatataagaattcccttaaatttataaatgaaaaaaatataaagcacAATACTAAAGTTTAAGCTGTGACAGATTTCTTCCCTTttccaattaaaatttaatttcattgagaaatattttaaaattatgaatatatCATGCTAATATGAGAGAACACGTGTGAGAAGATTTACTCTTAatatgtttaaattattttattttaaatgaaactGTCCCACTCCATTTATGGATTAGCAGTAGTGAAGAAGGAAATCTGGCAATTTACAAATGGGCTCTTCTTTGTGGGCCAAAAAAATCATCGTGAAATACCAGAAGCTCATTGTTGGGCTCACAGGTGGGCTTGTGCAGCCCAAGAAGCCTGCTATTTTTGCTCGTGTTAATGGCATGTCCACTAGTTCTTGGCCTCTTGCTTATGGATTATGAAAGGGCAGGCAGATTCAGAGACAATTACATCAAAATCTATCTCCTGGATTCACAGTCACAGGGCAACAATGATTAGCTGGTAGCATATCAACCACATCCCTGAAGCAGCCTCAGGCAACCCAGTACAAGCGGCCATGGATTTGTCCAACATGCCGAAGCATTCTGTTCTGAGAATTGATCTCTTCTTTTCAATGAACAATATGAAATCAGAAAGAAACAGACGATCACAAACGATGCACAAGCGAGACCCAGAAACGCCAAGCTGCCAAAAACTGAAGAGCAGTTGGGTATGCCAAAAACTGAAGAGCAGTTGGGTATTGCTAATTATGTTCCATTAACAGGCAGAGAGGTTTCCCACTTTGAAGAAGAAAACATTAATAGTTTAGCAGATGAGGTTCTGAATACAAAAGAGCAAGAAATCAGGCCATTGCAGCATCATGAGAAACAGACCCCACACGGTTTTTTGTCATCATGAAGCCCGTTTGAACTTTTTACATTTGAGTACTTTTGACAAGCATATATAAACAATCATAATCCCACAAGCACTAGATATAAATTAGATCAGCTGAAGATTCTATTGCAAGGCTTCCAAAAGGAAAAGAGAGGTCTTTTCATTATGATTTGGCTTCTTAGTCAAATACACCATTTTCTACATGCATGTTCTCACCTCTTTTTGCTAGCAAAATTATACATTAATTCACTCTGCATATGCATAAACAAACCCAACTCCATTCGCTTTCTGATATAGAAAACGCCTCACACATTCCCtttatacataaacatgagaaTATATAAAAACCTATAATAGCAAATACAGCAAAATTCCTACAAACCAAGCTAAAGAGGTTGCTGCATTGTCACCACTAGAGGACTTGTGACACTGTGTTTTCCATCTGACCAAACTATTGAACCACTCTTCAAGCTTGAGACTCCAGGTGAGAGCTTCACTGCCGTGGTTTGCACTCTAACAAGGAAGCTCAGTTTCTGGCCAATCCTCCTAAACACAAGTTTCTCTGGCTGCACTGTCACCACAGTCCCACTGGGTGCCTTAATTGTAACTTTGTATACAGAATTTGGATCCCCAACATTGGTAACTGTCCTAATGAAATGTGTAGACATCTTATGCTTCCCATATTGTGGAAACGCAGCAGACATTGATGGGTAATTCAAGTTCCCTGCATGACCGGCTCTTTTTGCTCCACTGCAATCTGCAGTTTTTCTAGTCACAACTTGAATGTTGTTAACTGTGTAGTTTGAATTGCACAGAAAATCCACATAATCAAATGTGGATATATCATAGACTAATCCAGGTTCCATAGCCTTCTGTGGATGAACATGACCAGCACCGAAATCCATCACAGTTGAAGTATTTCCTGTAGACTCATCAAGCATAGTTTCGCCGCGATTATCAACAGTATAAGCAGTTGTCATCAATGCTGATTTTATTGCTGCTGGACTCCAATCTGGGTGTGCAGCCTTTAACAAGGCAGCTAATCCAGAAACATGAGGACAAGCCATAGAAGTACCAGAAAGAATGTTAAATTCAGTTCTTCTACTGTCAGTAGGAACACCAGAAGGCCCAACTTTATCAGGCCAAGCAGCAAGAATGTTCAAACCAGGAGCAATAACATCAGGCTTCAAAATTTCATTAGACTCAGGATTTGGACCTCTAGCTGAAAATGAAGCCACAACTGGAGCTGGCCTAACACCGAGTCTCGTCCCCTTAAAAACGATAGTAGCAGTGGGTGGTGATTTTGATTTAGAAGCCACAGAAATATACCTTCTAATGTCATCACCAGCAGATGCACCCACAGCAGTAGCAGGCAGAACATGGCAATCAGCAACCAGACCCtcaccatcaaaaaccccattAGCTAAGATCATCCCTACTCCTCCTGCTTTCTTTACAACATCACCTTTACCAGCCCTGGAATTGATCCCTCTGTCACACAACACAATTTTGCCTTTAACAAGCTTGGGATCTAATGAACCCTCCAAGCATAAAGAACTAGAGTAGCCATCTCCAGTACCTTCACTACCAGCATAAATAAGAGGATACATTTTCCCCGGAGACAAACCTGGGCCACCATAAACGCTCATACCAGGAATCACCTTGCCATTTCCAAGCTTCACATCAGCTGGGAAATCCCTGTCAATAGTTCCAGCACCAATAGTAGCGACCCAGGGAGCAACATTGGTGACTGTAAGCCCACCAGGGCCGCCATTACCAGCAGAGGCAGAGACGAAGACCCCGCGATCTACAGCTCCGAAAGAGCCAATAGCAATTGCATCCAAATAATAGGGAACAACAACGCCGCCGACACTGAGCGAAATAACATCGACCCCATCATTAACAGCAGCATCGAATGCGGCGAGAATGTCGGAGTCGTAACATCCAGCATTCCAGCATACTTTGTAAGCAGCAAGGCGAGCTTTCGGTGCCATTCCTGCAGCAATACCCTTAGCGTAACCCAGTGTCGAAGCTGGGAACACATAACGGCCGGCGGCAATGGATGCGGTGTGGGTACCATGGCCATCGGAGTCCCGCGGAGATCGGTACTCTGTCGACTCGTTCATCTTGCCGTTGGTAGCCTCGTAGCCGTTGCAAAAGAATCGAGCTCCAATGAGCTTTCTGTTACAAGATGCTGGACTAAAGTCTTTACCACTCACACACATCCCTTTCCATTTCTCCGGGACAGGACCCAAGTTTCTATCATTGAAGCTTTGCCGCTCCGGCCAGATTCCAGTGTCGATAACTCCAACGACAAGATCCGAGCCAAAGTCTGATTCTTTGAGCAACCCA
This sequence is a window from Manihot esculenta cultivar AM560-2 chromosome 4, M.esculenta_v8, whole genome shotgun sequence. Protein-coding genes within it:
- the LOC110613791 gene encoding subtilisin-like protease SBT1.5; this encodes MPIPSLFHFKAAQSQTSLNHNPLSSSSFSLSMATIFLLFFLSFLSFSSSSSTNDLPRTFIVKVQHDAKPSIFTLHKHWYDSFLSSLSSSSADQKTPSSSPPAESRIIHTYDTVFHGFSAKLSPTEALKLQTLPHVIAVIPERVRHVQTTRSPQFLGLKTTDSAGLLKESDFGSDLVVGVIDTGIWPERQSFNDRNLGPVPEKWKGMCVSGKDFSPASCNRKLIGARFFCNGYEATNGKMNESTEYRSPRDSDGHGTHTASIAAGRYVFPASTLGYAKGIAAGMAPKARLAAYKVCWNAGCYDSDILAAFDAAVNDGVDVISLSVGGVVVPYYLDAIAIGSFGAVDRGVFVSASAGNGGPGGLTVTNVAPWVATIGAGTIDRDFPADVKLGNGKVIPGMSVYGGPGLSPGKMYPLIYAGSEGTGDGYSSSLCLEGSLDPKLVKGKIVLCDRGINSRAGKGDVVKKAGGVGMILANGVFDGEGLVADCHVLPATAVGASAGDDIRRYISVASKSKSPPTATIVFKGTRLGVRPAPVVASFSARGPNPESNEILKPDVIAPGLNILAAWPDKVGPSGVPTDSRRTEFNILSGTSMACPHVSGLAALLKAAHPDWSPAAIKSALMTTAYTVDNRGETMLDESTGNTSTVMDFGAGHVHPQKAMEPGLVYDISTFDYVDFLCNSNYTVNNIQVVTRKTADCSGAKRAGHAGNLNYPSMSAAFPQYGKHKMSTHFIRTVTNVGDPNSVYKVTIKAPSGTVVTVQPEKLVFRRIGQKLSFLVRVQTTAVKLSPGVSSLKSGSIVWSDGKHSVTSPLVVTMQQPL